In the genome of Acetobacter oryzifermentans, one region contains:
- the serA gene encoding phosphoglycerate dehydrogenase, translating into MSTSTHLSLPKDKIRILLLEGIHDSAVALLKASGYENVVRHKGALEGDALKEALEGVHIVGIRSRTQLTKDVLDGADRLMAIGCFCIGTNQVDLEAARMNGIPVFNAPYSNTRSVAELVMGEIVMLMRRIFPRSVECHEGKWSKSAHNSWEVRGKTLGIVGYGSIGSQLSVLAEAFGMRVVYYDVVDKLGHGNALPVETLEDLLGQSDVVSLHVPQLPTTKNLMGEAQIKAMKKGSFLINNARGNVVDLDALAEALKSGHLLGAAIDVYPKEPKGPNDKLETPLQGLDNVILSPHVGGSTVEAQERIGVEVARKLVEYSDVGSTFGSVNFPGVQLPQSPRGTRFMHAHRNVPGMMMRLNEIFMNADCNVTAQFLQTDGEIGYVVIEADTGGSTELDDRLLQALRGLEGTIRARLIYKGK; encoded by the coding sequence ATGAGTACAAGCACGCACCTGTCTCTCCCCAAGGACAAGATCCGCATTCTGCTGCTGGAGGGTATCCACGACAGTGCCGTCGCCCTTCTTAAGGCCAGCGGTTATGAAAACGTTGTGCGTCATAAAGGCGCGCTGGAGGGGGATGCCCTCAAAGAAGCGCTGGAAGGTGTGCATATTGTCGGCATTCGTTCCCGCACGCAGCTGACAAAGGACGTGCTGGATGGCGCAGACCGGCTTATGGCCATTGGCTGCTTCTGTATCGGCACCAATCAGGTTGATCTTGAAGCCGCGCGTATGAACGGTATTCCCGTTTTTAACGCGCCTTACAGCAACACACGTTCCGTGGCGGAACTGGTGATGGGCGAAATTGTTATGCTCATGCGCCGCATTTTCCCCCGCTCTGTGGAATGCCATGAGGGCAAATGGTCTAAATCCGCTCATAATAGCTGGGAAGTGCGCGGCAAAACGCTGGGTATTGTCGGTTATGGCTCCATTGGCTCCCAGCTTTCCGTGCTGGCAGAAGCCTTTGGCATGCGTGTGGTGTATTACGATGTGGTGGACAAACTGGGCCACGGCAATGCGCTACCAGTAGAAACGCTGGAAGACCTGCTGGGGCAGAGCGATGTGGTGAGCCTGCACGTGCCACAGTTGCCCACAACCAAGAACCTGATGGGTGAAGCCCAGATCAAGGCGATGAAGAAAGGATCTTTCCTCATCAACAACGCACGCGGCAACGTGGTTGATCTGGATGCCTTGGCAGAAGCGCTGAAAAGCGGCCATCTGCTGGGTGCCGCTATTGATGTGTACCCCAAGGAACCCAAAGGCCCGAACGACAAGCTGGAAACACCATTGCAGGGGCTGGATAACGTTATTCTTTCCCCGCATGTTGGTGGTTCCACCGTGGAAGCGCAGGAACGCATTGGCGTGGAAGTGGCGCGTAAGCTGGTGGAATATTCCGATGTGGGATCCACCTTTGGTTCCGTGAATTTCCCCGGCGTACAGTTGCCGCAAAGCCCACGTGGCACCCGCTTTATGCATGCGCATCGCAACGTGCCGGGTATGATGATGCGCCTGAACGAAATCTTCATGAATGCAGATTGCAACGTTACGGCGCAGTTTTTGCAGACGGATGGAGAAATCGGTTACGTGGTGATTGAAGCCGATACCGGCGGCAGCACGGAACTGGATGATCGTCTTTTGCAGGCATTGCGTGGGCTGGAAGGCACAATCCGCGCACGCTTGATTTACAAAGGTAAATAA
- a CDS encoding inositol monophosphatase family protein: MTHSEELGLFTDVATMMADAARTVVRPWFRRDVAVDDKKDESPVTIADRSAERVMRAILAERLPDHGVFGEEFGHENAAAPWQWLLDPVDGTRSFVTGRPMFGTLIALCHHGVPVLGLLDQPVLDERWLGVKGQPTQFFSPLGGRPATRQNVALEAAEMSCTSPEMLELAPHTGWKTLKACAKRMTWGGDCYAYGLLALGQIDLIAECDMNPWDWAALVPVIEGAGGTITAWDGTPLRMDGDRTVLAAGSAPLHQQAVATLQADR; the protein is encoded by the coding sequence ATGACACATTCGGAAGAACTCGGCCTTTTTACAGATGTAGCAACCATGATGGCAGATGCCGCCCGCACGGTTGTTCGCCCGTGGTTCCGACGGGATGTGGCGGTGGACGATAAAAAGGATGAAAGCCCCGTAACCATTGCGGATCGCAGTGCGGAACGGGTGATGCGCGCCATTCTGGCCGAGCGCTTGCCAGATCATGGCGTGTTTGGTGAGGAGTTTGGCCATGAAAACGCAGCGGCTCCGTGGCAATGGCTGCTGGACCCAGTTGATGGTACGCGATCCTTTGTAACGGGGCGGCCCATGTTTGGTACGCTTATTGCCCTTTGCCATCATGGCGTGCCGGTGCTTGGGCTGTTGGATCAGCCGGTTCTGGATGAGCGCTGGTTGGGCGTGAAGGGCCAGCCTACGCAGTTTTTTTCACCGCTGGGCGGACGCCCTGCTACACGCCAGAACGTGGCGTTAGAAGCAGCAGAAATGTCCTGCACTTCCCCCGAAATGCTGGAACTGGCCCCGCATACAGGTTGGAAAACCCTAAAAGCCTGCGCCAAACGCATGACATGGGGGGGGGATTGCTACGCCTATGGTCTTCTGGCTTTAGGGCAGATTGACCTGATAGCCGAATGTGACATGAATCCGTGGGATTGGGCCGCCCTTGTACCTGTTATTGAAGGTGCCGGTGGCACCATAACGGCGTGGGACGGTACGCCCTTGCGGATGGATGGAGACCGCACAGTTCTAGCTGCGGGTTCGGCCCCCCTGCATCAGCAAGCCGTGGCAACTTTGCAGGCAGATCGCTAG
- a CDS encoding YifB family Mg chelatase-like AAA ATPase translates to MSIGAGILNSRIRSFAFCGIEARPVWVEVQISSGLPAFLMVGLPDKAVAEARERVRAALTSIGLALPAKRILVNLVPADIPKEGSHFDLPIALALLTAMGVIPGEEVARYAALGELSLDGRLNPVAGVLSASLEASSMNLGLVCPAAQGQEALCGGDISILAAPDLLALINHFNGLQVLSPPIFSAQEDEPVSEPDLSDIRGMETGRRALEIAAAGVHSLLLSGPPGAGKSMLAARLPSLLPDLSVAESLDVSRIYSAAGLLVGGRPIRRPPFRDPHHSASLPALVGGGARARPGEISLAHRGVLFLDELPEFSRSALEALRQPLETGHISIARAAVHVTYPARFQLIAAMNPCRCGYLGDASRECRKAPRCGEDYMNRLSGPLLDRIDMHLAMQPYEPLGYMAGPPGENSATVAERVRCARQMQAERQGARKNAEAALEDLCVSAEAQNMAQAIAARFRFSARGYTRMLRVARSIADLAAEADIQPQHVAEAATYRSRSSAH, encoded by the coding sequence GTGTCTATCGGGGCGGGAATACTCAATTCCCGCATCCGAAGCTTTGCTTTTTGCGGCATAGAAGCCCGCCCCGTTTGGGTGGAAGTGCAAATTTCCAGCGGTTTGCCAGCCTTTTTAATGGTTGGTCTGCCGGATAAAGCCGTGGCAGAAGCGCGCGAGCGTGTGCGTGCGGCACTTACTTCCATTGGGCTTGCGCTGCCCGCCAAGCGTATTCTGGTTAATCTGGTTCCTGCGGATATTCCCAAGGAAGGATCTCATTTCGATCTTCCCATTGCGTTGGCATTGCTTACCGCCATGGGCGTGATACCGGGTGAGGAAGTGGCGCGTTATGCCGCTTTAGGTGAACTTTCCCTAGATGGACGGCTTAACCCTGTTGCGGGTGTGCTTTCTGCTTCTCTGGAAGCATCTTCCATGAATCTGGGTTTGGTGTGCCCTGCGGCGCAGGGGCAGGAAGCCCTGTGTGGTGGAGATATTTCCATTCTGGCCGCACCAGATTTGCTGGCGCTTATCAACCATTTTAACGGGCTACAGGTTTTATCTCCCCCAATATTTTCCGCGCAGGAAGATGAGCCAGTATCTGAACCCGATCTGTCAGATATACGTGGGATGGAAACAGGCCGTCGCGCGCTGGAAATTGCAGCGGCAGGCGTACATTCCCTCTTGTTAAGCGGGCCGCCGGGTGCGGGTAAATCCATGCTGGCAGCGCGTTTGCCTAGCCTGTTGCCAGATCTTTCTGTGGCGGAAAGCTTGGATGTCTCGCGCATTTATAGCGCGGCGGGCTTGCTGGTAGGCGGTCGGCCTATCAGACGTCCTCCATTTCGTGATCCGCATCATTCAGCCAGCCTGCCTGCTTTGGTAGGCGGAGGTGCGCGTGCGCGGCCGGGCGAAATTAGTTTGGCGCATCGGGGTGTGCTGTTTCTGGACGAATTGCCAGAGTTTTCTCGCTCTGCTTTGGAAGCGCTGCGGCAACCGTTGGAAACTGGCCATATCAGTATTGCACGTGCTGCCGTGCATGTCACCTACCCTGCCCGCTTTCAGCTTATTGCGGCCATGAACCCCTGCCGTTGCGGTTATCTGGGTGATGCCAGCCGGGAATGCAGAAAAGCCCCGCGCTGTGGTGAGGATTACATGAACCGTCTTTCTGGCCCATTGTTGGACAGAATAGACATGCATCTTGCTATGCAGCCCTATGAACCGTTGGGATATATGGCCGGTCCTCCGGGAGAAAACAGCGCAACAGTAGCAGAGCGAGTGCGGTGTGCCCGCCAGATGCAGGCAGAGCGGCAAGGTGCGCGCAAAAACGCAGAAGCCGCTTTGGAAGATTTGTGCGTATCGGCAGAAGCGCAGAATATGGCGCAAGCTATAGCGGCCAGATTTCGTTTTTCAGCACGCGGCTATACGCGCATGTTACGCGTGGCGCGCAGCATTGCTGATCTTGCTGCTGAAGCAGATATTCAGCCTCAGCATGTGGCAGAAGCAGCTACCTATCGCAGCCGGAGTTCTGCTCATTAA